From Streptomyces sp. GSL17-111, one genomic window encodes:
- a CDS encoding peptidoglycan-binding domain-containing protein, whose amino-acid sequence MNLRAKSVSVLGAAAVAATTLVALPAGTAHAAYPKCNSSKAIDTSHGLVRQPYYTGTGSRNCVMGVGADNGAVRRLQYVLVHCYNRDIGIDGVYGANTKNAVRYVQQFEGLASQDIDGVYGPLTRKAMKWRTNTGICFRPAV is encoded by the coding sequence ATGAACCTCCGCGCCAAGTCCGTGTCCGTCCTCGGGGCGGCGGCCGTCGCCGCCACGACCCTCGTGGCGCTGCCCGCAGGCACCGCCCACGCCGCCTACCCGAAGTGCAACAGCAGCAAGGCCATCGACACCAGCCACGGCCTCGTCCGCCAGCCCTACTACACGGGCACGGGTTCCCGGAACTGCGTCATGGGCGTCGGGGCCGACAACGGCGCCGTGCGTCGGCTCCAGTACGTCCTCGTCCACTGCTACAACCGCGACATCGGCATCGACGGGGTCTACGGGGCGAACACCAAGAACGCCGTGCGGTACGTCCAGCAGTTCGAGGGTCTCGCGAGCCAGGACATCGACGGCGTCTACGGGCCGCTGACCCGCAAGGCGATGAAGTGGCGCACCAACACGGGCATCTGCTTCCGCCCGGCGGTCTGA
- a CDS encoding DUF397 domain-containing protein, which produces MTLKLSPANGSTLAWTKSSHSSNDGPDCVEVAATPATVHVRDSKNPAGPALALAPATWSAFITWGAESR; this is translated from the coding sequence ATGACGCTCAAGCTCTCACCCGCGAACGGCTCCACCCTGGCGTGGACCAAGAGCAGCCACAGCAGCAACGACGGCCCCGACTGCGTCGAAGTCGCCGCCACCCCGGCCACAGTCCACGTCCGCGACTCCAAGAACCCCGCAGGCCCCGCCCTCGCCCTCGCCCCGGCCACCTGGTCGGCTTTCATCACCTGGGGCGCGGAGTCGCGGTGA
- a CDS encoding nucleoside triphosphate pyrophosphohydrolase — protein MRRVTSSPEQPTSASGTPAPGSDGTGRVVLLTTSHRVAPGLLSWPAWQALRDADRVLCADAGHPQLPYLREAGVAVEVAAPSARELVTWCAGGRSVVVVAGAEGEPELTDGLARLAGGGGELMPDLELLPGSYDLPGARLLDVVEVMDRIRRVCPWTGPRTHEDLVKYGLEEAYELVEAIEAGDRAELREELGDVLLQVVFHARIAEEDPDEPFSVDDVAAGIVAKLVHRHPHVFGEETAETAEDVKAHWLRTKAVEKRRTSVTEGVPVGQPALALAAKLAGRARTAGLEVRAEGEGVGYELLALATRAEAEGVDPETALRVAARAYRDAVLAEERRRAGEGAGQDTGDAGA, from the coding sequence ATTCGACGGGTGACGTCCTCACCCGAACAGCCCACATCCGCTTCCGGCACCCCCGCGCCCGGCTCCGACGGCACCGGGCGCGTCGTGCTGCTCACCACGAGCCACCGGGTGGCGCCCGGACTGCTGTCCTGGCCCGCCTGGCAGGCGCTGCGCGACGCCGACCGCGTGCTGTGCGCGGACGCCGGGCACCCGCAGCTGCCCTACCTGCGGGAGGCGGGCGTGGCCGTCGAGGTGGCCGCGCCCTCCGCGCGTGAGCTGGTCACCTGGTGTGCGGGGGGACGCTCCGTGGTGGTGGTCGCCGGTGCCGAGGGTGAGCCGGAGCTCACGGACGGGCTGGCCCGGCTGGCGGGCGGCGGCGGGGAGCTGATGCCGGACCTGGAGCTGCTACCGGGGTCCTACGACCTGCCGGGCGCGCGGCTGCTGGACGTCGTGGAGGTCATGGACCGCATCCGCCGGGTCTGCCCGTGGACGGGCCCGCGCACCCACGAGGACCTGGTCAAGTACGGCCTGGAGGAGGCGTACGAGCTGGTCGAGGCGATCGAGGCGGGGGACCGCGCGGAGCTGCGCGAGGAGCTGGGCGACGTCCTGCTCCAGGTGGTCTTCCACGCCCGCATCGCCGAGGAGGACCCGGACGAGCCGTTCTCCGTGGACGACGTGGCCGCCGGGATCGTCGCCAAGCTCGTGCACCGGCACCCGCACGTCTTCGGTGAGGAGACGGCCGAGACGGCGGAGGACGTCAAGGCGCACTGGCTGCGCACGAAGGCCGTCGAGAAGCGGCGGACGTCGGTGACGGAGGGGGTGCCGGTGGGGCAGCCCGCGCTGGCGCTGGCGGCGAAGCTGGCGGGCCGGGCCCGGACGGCGGGGCTGGAGGTCCGGGCCGAGGGCGAGGGCGTCGGGTACGAGCTGTTGGCGCTGGCCACCCGGGCCGAGGCGGAGGGCGTGGACCCGGAGACGGCGCTGCGGGTGGCGGCGCGCGCCTACCGGGACGCCGTGCTGGCCGAGGAGCGCCGCCGTGCGGGAGAGGGTGCGGGGCAGGACACGGGGGACGCGGGGGCGTGA
- a CDS encoding helix-turn-helix domain-containing protein: MTHERVRHTECFTVVGNHLAQHGRLSLKAIGLAVHIQSLPEGARVDIRTLAGRFPEGEVSVAAALRELEEHGYLTRRRRRLPSGRIVTLTTCHHRPGHVGAPGVRRARPGRGGPGPRAMARPEADVRPPDVSHPPSGSAPSGPEAAPRPSPPARAPRPAAPPLPEPRRPELAPYRAARAFLVTLRRRDTRLLLSEADVGRLTPAVAAWFERGASPEALRTTLTANLPDPLTRPAGLLRYRLTALLPPVLRAVDDPPSARPDPLRNCDGCDRAFRAPRPGRCADCRHGAA, translated from the coding sequence GTGACGCACGAACGGGTCCGGCACACCGAGTGCTTCACCGTCGTCGGCAATCACCTGGCCCAGCACGGGCGGTTGAGCCTGAAGGCCATCGGCCTCGCGGTGCACATCCAGTCGCTGCCCGAGGGGGCCCGGGTGGACATCCGGACGCTCGCCGGCCGTTTTCCGGAGGGCGAGGTCAGCGTCGCGGCGGCGCTCCGGGAGCTGGAGGAGCACGGCTACCTCACGCGGCGGCGTCGACGGCTGCCCAGCGGGCGGATCGTCACGCTCACGACGTGCCACCACCGGCCGGGTCACGTCGGGGCGCCGGGCGTGCGGCGGGCGCGGCCGGGGCGCGGTGGGCCGGGCCCGAGGGCGATGGCGCGGCCCGAAGCTGACGTCCGGCCGCCGGACGTCAGCCACCCGCCGTCCGGCTCCGCGCCGTCCGGCCCCGAGGCCGCGCCCCGGCCGTCCCCGCCCGCGCGGGCGCCCCGGCCCGCCGCACCGCCGCTGCCGGAGCCGAGGCGGCCGGAGCTGGCGCCCTACCGGGCGGCGCGGGCCTTCCTCGTCACGCTGCGGCGGCGGGACACGCGGCTGCTGCTGTCCGAGGCGGACGTGGGGCGGCTGACCCCGGCCGTGGCGGCCTGGTTCGAGCGCGGCGCCAGCCCGGAGGCCCTGCGGACCACCCTGACCGCGAACCTGCCGGATCCGCTGACGCGCCCGGCCGGGCTCTTGCGCTACCGGTTGACGGCGCTGCTGCCGCCCGTGCTGCGGGCCGTGGACGATCCGCCGTCCGCCCGTCCCGATCCGCTGCGGAACTGCGACGGCTGCGACCGGGCCTTCCGCGCGCCCCGCCCCGGCCGCTGCGCCGACTGCCGCCACGGCGCCGCCTGA
- a CDS encoding DUF6479 family protein, which yields MNETFATRLGETLAADDHLVGLAPLGFGIIIVVLLILTVTLGVRKVRRSVGRSQPPIQHPGHRDVTGHGAEVTGSSGHERELREPDELPRDGRRRMPYEIGNYGTHRGKTDGRRRWDFGSRGGGTPK from the coding sequence ATGAACGAGACGTTTGCGACGCGCCTGGGCGAGACGTTGGCGGCGGACGACCACCTGGTGGGGCTGGCTCCGCTGGGTTTCGGAATCATCATCGTGGTGCTGCTGATCCTCACCGTGACGTTGGGCGTCCGAAAGGTCCGGCGCAGCGTCGGACGCTCCCAGCCGCCGATCCAGCATCCGGGGCACCGGGACGTCACGGGGCACGGCGCCGAGGTCACCGGGTCCTCGGGGCACGAGCGGGAGCTGCGGGAGCCGGACGAGCTGCCGCGCGACGGTCGGCGCCGAATGCCCTACGAGATCGGGAACTACGGCACCCACCGGGGCAAGACGGACGGCAGGCGGCGCTGGGACTTCGGCAGCCGGGGCGGCGGCACTCCGAAGTGA
- a CDS encoding cytochrome P450 has translation MSTAHPGHRTRARSRSDADRWEERVQTTAHPVAYRMLRAVSARGPVVRVPRVGVVVSDAGLARAVLTDTERFTKTGPGSPSDLWTPILGPSVLLNMEGSEHAALRRRLGGLFTPGYVAALCERVLREPLTELTSALAAGEDVDLVAAVQRCAGAAICELVGLPPDPKRFTTAFAEASAVTSMVRLWRSSLTPRQVGTARAVLGRLTAAATDAYRFGDETTVPGRMRALGLSEEETRGAVGAFLLTGTETLVSFLPRLVALCHDTGRLDRLRADPSGTDAVVEEALRVTVPSPVMLRSVAAPATVGGTPVSPGDRVVVFTLRCARAHGPFDPDRPMPPELRRLWFGAGPHFCLGMPLAMEQIRSVLAAVLAAGPVRVTDRRIARRVLIPGYARLTLRRSA, from the coding sequence ATGAGCACAGCGCACCCGGGCCACCGGACCCGTGCCCGTTCCCGCAGCGACGCCGACCGCTGGGAGGAGCGCGTCCAGACCACCGCCCACCCCGTCGCCTACCGGATGCTGCGCGCCGTCAGCGCGCGCGGGCCCGTCGTCCGGGTGCCCCGGGTGGGCGTGGTCGTCTCCGACGCCGGGCTCGCCCGCGCCGTCCTCACCGACACCGAGCGCTTCACCAAGACCGGCCCCGGCTCGCCGTCCGACCTCTGGACGCCGATCCTCGGGCCGTCGGTGCTGCTCAACATGGAGGGCTCCGAACACGCCGCGCTGCGCCGCCGGTTGGGCGGGCTGTTCACGCCCGGCTACGTCGCCGCGCTGTGCGAGCGGGTCCTGCGCGAGCCGCTCACGGAGCTGACGTCCGCCCTCGCGGCCGGGGAGGACGTCGACCTCGTCGCCGCCGTGCAGCGGTGCGCGGGTGCGGCCATCTGCGAACTGGTCGGACTGCCGCCGGACCCGAAACGTTTCACCACCGCCTTCGCCGAGGCCTCGGCCGTCACCTCCATGGTCCGGCTGTGGCGCTCGTCGCTGACCCCGCGCCAGGTGGGGACCGCCCGCGCCGTCCTCGGACGGCTGACGGCCGCCGCCACCGACGCCTACCGCTTTGGGGACGAGACCACCGTGCCCGGGCGCATGCGGGCGCTCGGCCTCAGCGAGGAGGAGACGCGCGGCGCGGTCGGCGCCTTCCTCCTCACCGGCACCGAGACCCTCGTCTCCTTCCTGCCCCGGCTGGTCGCCCTGTGCCACGACACCGGCCGGCTGGACCGGCTGCGCGCCGACCCCTCCGGCACCGACGCCGTCGTGGAGGAGGCCCTGCGCGTGACCGTCCCCTCGCCGGTGATGCTGCGCAGCGTCGCCGCCCCCGCGACGGTCGGCGGGACGCCCGTCTCCCCCGGCGACCGCGTCGTCGTCTTCACCCTCCGGTGCGCCCGCGCCCACGGCCCGTTCGACCCCGATCGCCCGATGCCGCCGGAGCTGAGACGGCTGTGGTTCGGCGCCGGGCCGCACTTCTGTCTGGGCATGCCGCTCGCCATGGAGCAGATCCGCTCGGTGCTGGCGGCCGTCCTGGCGGCCGGACCGGTCCGGGTGACCGACCGCCGTATCGCCCGGCGCGTCCTCATACCCGGCTACGCCCGGCTGACCCTGCGGAGGTCCGCGTGA
- a CDS encoding class I adenylate-forming enzyme family protein, with product MSPPADAHPGDRPGDPGRTDLLTALLDAARERGSQPALTGPDGRTLTYAELRRAVLATATGLRSAGFADGDRVLFSVRPGPSAVVLALGIIAAGGTVVFADPGVAPEVFAARFTLAAPRWAAAESLLYAASSRLGRPLARRRGLLLPDYGSLGLRHIRAGRRLPGVPRGALSARTLAAGSAPGREPAPRPEREALVVFTSGTTAAPKAVLHTRGSLGAGLAGCTHLLRLGERATVHTDQLMIGVPALVAGAHWTMPPHGLAPAADPAHFAAGLAGATHAFCVPADLPRVLAAVADGSVRMPSSLRHLVLGGAPVPPGLLRRAAEVLPDVEALVVYGMTEIVPAAVATGTQKLAHTGSGDLLGKPVPGVRARVAEDGELHLAGPNLCHGYLGEPPLTEVPTGDLARLEEDGRLVLEGRKKDMIIRGRTNIYPGLYEPALAALPGVREAVLVGVPDGDGDERVVLVVTPGPTTPPGGPAVLRAAVRAALPGVMDAAALPDDVRVLDRVPVAGRGRKPDRGALRAHLAEERVEERVGERVEEQETA from the coding sequence GTGAGCCCCCCGGCCGACGCCCACCCCGGCGACCGCCCCGGCGACCCCGGGCGGACCGATCTGCTGACCGCCCTGCTCGACGCGGCGCGGGAGCGCGGCTCCCAGCCCGCCCTCACCGGCCCCGACGGCCGCACCCTCACCTACGCCGAGCTGCGCCGGGCCGTGCTGGCGACCGCCACCGGCCTGCGGTCGGCCGGGTTCGCCGACGGCGACCGGGTGCTGTTCTCCGTCCGGCCCGGCCCGAGCGCCGTCGTGCTGGCCCTCGGCATCATCGCCGCCGGCGGCACCGTCGTCTTCGCCGATCCGGGCGTCGCCCCCGAGGTGTTCGCTGCCCGCTTCACCCTCGCGGCGCCGCGCTGGGCCGCCGCCGAGTCCCTGCTGTACGCGGCCTCCTCCCGGCTCGGACGGCCGCTCGCCCGGCGGCGCGGTCTGCTCCTGCCCGACTACGGCAGCCTCGGGCTGCGGCACATCCGCGCCGGGCGCCGGCTGCCGGGCGTCCCGCGCGGCGCCCTGTCCGCGCGGACCCTGGCCGCCGGATCGGCCCCCGGACGGGAACCCGCGCCGCGCCCGGAGCGGGAAGCGCTGGTCGTCTTCACCTCCGGCACGACGGCCGCCCCCAAGGCCGTCCTCCACACCCGGGGTTCGCTGGGCGCCGGGCTCGCCGGGTGCACCCACCTGCTGCGCCTCGGCGAGCGCGCCACCGTCCACACCGACCAGCTGATGATCGGCGTCCCGGCGCTGGTGGCGGGCGCGCACTGGACCATGCCGCCCCACGGCCTCGCCCCGGCCGCCGACCCGGCCCACTTCGCCGCCGGGCTGGCCGGGGCCACGCACGCCTTCTGCGTCCCCGCCGACCTGCCCCGGGTGCTCGCGGCGGTCGCCGACGGCAGCGTGCGGATGCCCTCCTCGCTGCGGCACCTCGTCCTCGGCGGCGCACCCGTGCCGCCCGGCCTGCTGCGCCGGGCCGCCGAGGTACTGCCCGACGTCGAGGCGCTCGTCGTCTACGGCATGACGGAGATCGTGCCGGCCGCCGTCGCCACCGGCACGCAGAAGCTCGCCCACACCGGCAGCGGCGACCTCCTCGGCAAGCCCGTACCCGGCGTGCGCGCCCGCGTCGCCGAGGACGGCGAGCTGCACCTGGCCGGCCCGAACCTCTGCCACGGCTACCTGGGCGAGCCGCCGCTGACGGAGGTGCCCACCGGCGACCTCGCCCGACTGGAGGAGGACGGCCGACTCGTCCTGGAGGGCCGCAAGAAGGACATGATCATCCGGGGCCGGACCAACATCTACCCCGGCCTGTACGAACCGGCGCTCGCGGCGCTGCCCGGCGTGCGGGAGGCCGTCCTCGTCGGGGTGCCCGACGGAGACGGCGACGAGCGCGTCGTCCTGGTGGTCACCCCCGGCCCCACGACACCCCCCGGCGGCCCGGCGGTGCTGCGGGCCGCCGTGCGCGCGGCCCTGCCCGGTGTCATGGACGCCGCCGCCCTGCCCGACGACGTGCGCGTGCTCGACCGCGTCCCCGTCGCCGGACGCGGCCGCAAGCCCGACCGCGGCGCCCTGCGCGCCCACCTGGCCGAGGAACGTGTCGAGGAACGCGTCGGGGAACGCGTCGAAGAACAGGAGACCGCATGA
- a CDS encoding EF-hand domain-containing protein — translation MASIEEARASFDRFDADKDGLVTAEEFKRAMAEMGDPYVTIPVAETLIAQRDTNEDGMLSFEEFWNALRKE, via the coding sequence GTGGCCAGCATCGAAGAAGCCAGGGCGTCGTTCGACCGGTTCGACGCCGACAAGGACGGCCTGGTGACGGCGGAGGAGTTCAAGCGGGCCATGGCCGAGATGGGTGACCCCTACGTCACCATCCCCGTCGCCGAGACGCTCATCGCCCAGCGGGACACCAACGAGGACGGCATGCTGTCGTTCGAGGAGTTCTGGAACGCGCTGCGCAAGGAGTGA
- a CDS encoding 3-oxoacyl-ACP synthase III family protein, whose translation MAHHSARLAGVAVHLPESRLSTRDAELRVADRSTGFRPPPGIVERLTGVERLHVMPDDWQASDLAAAAARKLLADTGTDPRDVDLHLFAAASQDMVEPATAHMVADRLDLRCPSFDVKNACNSVLNALEVAGALVAAGGYRRVLISCGESPSRAARWSVPDLRSFLAAIPGYTLSDAGAALLVERSPRPGLLGFGGTADSSAWHVGTLPAGGSAHPRGDEHTYFRLDGTGLRRAFETLGLQVLHDTLTRLALTWDDLAVICVHQVSLPYLESFRERLGLPADRLVVTVAEHGNTAAASLPLQLRTALDSGRCGPGDLVGLVGLAGGISLGMGVVRL comes from the coding sequence GTGGCACATCATTCCGCCCGGCTCGCCGGGGTGGCCGTCCACCTGCCGGAGAGCCGGCTCAGCACCCGTGACGCCGAACTCCGCGTCGCGGACCGCAGCACCGGGTTCCGCCCTCCGCCCGGCATCGTCGAGCGGCTGACCGGTGTCGAACGCCTCCACGTCATGCCCGACGACTGGCAGGCGTCCGACCTGGCGGCCGCCGCCGCGCGCAAGCTGCTCGCCGACACCGGCACCGATCCCCGCGACGTGGACCTGCACCTCTTCGCCGCCGCCAGCCAGGACATGGTGGAACCGGCCACGGCGCACATGGTCGCGGACCGGCTCGACCTGCGCTGCCCCTCCTTCGACGTCAAGAACGCCTGCAACAGCGTCCTCAACGCGCTGGAGGTGGCCGGCGCGCTCGTCGCGGCCGGCGGCTACCGGCGCGTCCTCATCAGCTGCGGCGAGTCCCCCTCGCGGGCCGCCCGCTGGTCCGTGCCCGACCTGCGCTCCTTCCTCGCCGCGATCCCCGGCTACACGCTCTCCGACGCGGGCGCGGCGCTGCTGGTCGAACGCTCCCCGCGCCCCGGTCTGCTGGGCTTCGGCGGCACCGCAGACTCCTCGGCCTGGCACGTGGGCACGCTGCCGGCGGGCGGTTCCGCGCATCCGCGCGGGGACGAGCACACCTACTTCCGCCTCGACGGCACCGGGTTGCGCCGCGCCTTCGAGACGCTGGGCCTCCAGGTGCTCCACGACACGCTGACGCGGCTCGCCCTCACCTGGGACGACCTGGCCGTCATCTGCGTCCACCAGGTCTCCCTGCCGTACCTGGAGTCCTTCCGGGAGCGGCTCGGGCTGCCGGCCGACCGGCTCGTCGTCACCGTCGCCGAGCACGGCAACACGGCCGCCGCCAGCCTGCCGTTGCAGCTGCGCACGGCGCTGGACAGCGGCCGCTGCGGCCCCGGCGACCTCGTCGGACTCGTCGGGCTCGCCGGCGGCATAAGCCTGGGGATGGGGGTCGTGCGGCTGTGA
- a CDS encoding cytochrome P450 family protein: MPDLFTWEFAADPYPAYAWLREHAPVYRAELPSGVSAWLVTRYDDARQALADTRLSKNPSAHSEQAHGKGKVGIPGERGANLMTHLLNIDPPDHTRLRRLVARAFTPRRVAAFAPRVQELTDGLIDGFAARGSADLIHEFAFPLPIYAICDLLGVPAEDQDDFRDWAGMMLRHGGGPRGGVGRAVKKMRGYLADLIHRKRDDLGDDLISGLIRASDHGEHLTENEAAAMAFILLFAGFETTVNLIGNGTYTLLRRPEERHRLQAALAAGDTALLETGVEELLRYDGPVELATWRFATEPLTLGGQRVAAGDPVLVVLAAADRDPAKFERPDVLDLSRRDNNHLGYGHGIHYCLGAPLARLEGRTALATLLRRLPDLRLDADPAELRWRGGLIMRGLRTLPVAFTPDAASESEAP; encoded by the coding sequence ATGCCCGACCTCTTCACCTGGGAGTTCGCCGCCGACCCCTACCCGGCCTACGCCTGGCTGCGCGAGCACGCGCCGGTGTACCGCGCGGAGCTGCCCAGCGGAGTCTCCGCCTGGCTGGTGACGCGCTACGACGACGCCCGCCAGGCCCTCGCCGACACCCGGCTCAGCAAGAACCCGAGTGCCCACAGCGAGCAGGCGCACGGCAAGGGGAAGGTGGGCATTCCCGGCGAGCGCGGCGCCAACCTCATGACCCACCTGCTCAACATCGACCCGCCCGACCACACCCGGCTGCGCCGGCTCGTCGCCCGCGCCTTCACCCCGCGCCGCGTGGCCGCCTTCGCCCCGCGCGTGCAGGAGCTGACGGACGGCCTCATCGACGGCTTCGCGGCGCGGGGCAGCGCCGACCTCATCCACGAGTTCGCCTTCCCGCTGCCCATCTACGCCATCTGCGACCTCCTCGGCGTTCCCGCCGAGGACCAGGACGACTTCCGCGACTGGGCGGGCATGATGCTGCGCCACGGCGGCGGCCCGCGCGGCGGGGTGGGACGTGCGGTCAAGAAGATGCGCGGCTACCTGGCCGACCTGATCCACCGCAAGCGGGACGACCTCGGGGACGACCTCATCTCCGGGCTCATCCGGGCGAGCGACCACGGTGAGCACCTGACCGAGAACGAGGCCGCCGCCATGGCGTTCATCCTCCTCTTCGCGGGCTTCGAGACGACCGTGAACCTCATCGGCAACGGCACCTACACGCTGCTGCGCCGCCCGGAGGAGCGCCACCGTCTCCAGGCGGCGCTGGCGGCGGGCGACACCGCGCTGCTGGAGACGGGCGTCGAGGAACTCCTGCGCTACGACGGGCCGGTGGAGCTGGCCACCTGGCGCTTCGCCACCGAGCCGCTGACCCTGGGCGGGCAGCGCGTCGCGGCGGGCGACCCGGTGCTCGTCGTCCTCGCGGCGGCTGACCGCGACCCGGCGAAGTTCGAGCGGCCCGACGTCCTCGACCTCTCCCGCCGCGACAACAACCATCTCGGCTACGGGCACGGCATCCACTACTGTCTGGGTGCGCCGCTCGCCCGGCTGGAGGGGCGCACGGCGCTCGCCACGCTGCTGCGTCGCCTGCCGGACCTGCGACTTGACGCCGATCCGGCCGAACTGCGCTGGCGCGGCGGGCTCATCATGCGCGGGCTGCGCACGCTCCCCGTCGCGTTCACGCCCGACGCCGCGTCAGAGAGTGAGGCGCCGTGA
- a CDS encoding NAD-dependent epimerase/dehydratase family protein, with the protein MRIAVTGARGFVGAAVCRAARAAGWSVHPLTRADWDLTRPAPPGLPAVDAVVHAAAAVADWGPPEPVWRANLDATRHVAEAFPGVRLVHVSTASVYDPFRPTVHGREEQAPVRRYLTPYAASKAAAERALADRPDTVVLRPHAVYGPGDRTLLPRVLSAVRGGVLMLPGDGRAAQSLTHIDHLTAAVLLACDPAAPPGTYNVADAAPVPVGEALAALLAERGRAVRVLPVPLAVAGPAATTAETAWRLLRRPHPPRLTRYALSHLAVERTLDLGAARRALGFDPGPTSFAGAAHW; encoded by the coding sequence ATGAGGATCGCGGTGACCGGGGCCCGGGGCTTCGTCGGCGCGGCCGTCTGCCGCGCCGCGCGGGCGGCGGGCTGGTCCGTCCACCCGCTCACCCGCGCCGACTGGGACCTGACGCGGCCCGCGCCGCCGGGCCTGCCCGCCGTGGACGCCGTCGTGCACGCGGCGGCGGCGGTGGCCGACTGGGGGCCGCCCGAGCCCGTCTGGCGGGCGAACCTCGACGCGACCCGCCACGTCGCCGAGGCCTTCCCCGGTGTCCGGCTGGTGCACGTCTCGACCGCCAGCGTCTACGACCCCTTCCGGCCGACCGTCCACGGGCGCGAGGAGCAGGCACCCGTACGCCGCTACCTGACGCCCTACGCGGCCTCCAAGGCCGCCGCCGAACGCGCGCTGGCCGACCGGCCCGACACCGTCGTCCTGCGCCCGCACGCCGTCTACGGGCCGGGCGACCGCACGTTGCTGCCCCGCGTGCTCAGCGCCGTCCGGGGCGGCGTGCTCATGCTGCCCGGCGACGGGCGGGCCGCCCAGTCCCTCACCCACATCGACCACCTCACGGCGGCCGTCCTGCTCGCCTGCGACCCCGCCGCCCCGCCCGGCACCTACAACGTCGCCGACGCCGCGCCCGTCCCCGTCGGCGAGGCGCTGGCCGCGCTCCTCGCCGAGCGGGGCCGCGCCGTCCGGGTGCTGCCCGTGCCGCTCGCCGTGGCCGGGCCCGCCGCGACCACCGCCGAGACCGCCTGGCGGCTGCTGCGCCGCCCGCACCCGCCCCGCCTGACCCGCTACGCCCTCAGCCACCTCGCCGTCGAACGCACCCTCGACCTCGGCGCGGCGCGGCGGGCGCTCGGCTTCGACCCCGGCCCCACCTCGTTCGCGGGCGCAGCCCACTGGTGA
- a CDS encoding glycosyltransferase family 2 protein translates to MRLWVVVPAYNEAAGITPTLRALAAQTDTDFSLVVVDNASTDGTADVVRGFGFPGDLHVVREPRKGTGAAADTGMRYAIGHGATHLARTDADCLPAPDWTARVRAAFDAGLLLVAGRLRPRTDEFPLAWWRRAALVGATEVASFFGKLRPGNRDPRYLGPYVMTPGCNMAVEADLYQRAGGFPRTAIEDVHEDRALVNSVRTLTTAYGLRRDVRVAGSARRVRAWGLRRTLGWYADHRYRPEVVDIR, encoded by the coding sequence GTGAGGCTCTGGGTCGTCGTGCCCGCCTACAACGAGGCGGCCGGCATCACACCGACGCTGCGGGCCCTGGCCGCGCAGACCGACACCGACTTCTCCCTGGTCGTCGTCGACAACGCCTCGACGGACGGGACCGCCGACGTCGTGCGGGGCTTCGGCTTCCCCGGCGACCTGCACGTCGTCCGGGAGCCGCGGAAGGGCACCGGCGCGGCAGCCGACACCGGCATGCGGTACGCCATCGGCCACGGCGCCACCCACCTGGCCAGGACCGACGCCGACTGCCTCCCCGCGCCCGACTGGACGGCCCGCGTCCGCGCCGCCTTCGACGCCGGGCTGCTCCTGGTGGCCGGGCGACTGCGCCCGCGCACCGACGAGTTCCCGCTGGCGTGGTGGCGCCGGGCGGCCCTCGTCGGGGCGACGGAGGTGGCCTCGTTCTTCGGGAAGCTGCGTCCCGGCAACCGCGACCCCCGCTACCTGGGCCCCTACGTGATGACGCCGGGCTGCAACATGGCCGTCGAGGCCGACCTGTACCAGCGCGCCGGCGGCTTCCCCCGCACGGCCATCGAGGACGTCCACGAGGACCGCGCGCTGGTCAACTCCGTGCGCACGCTCACCACGGCCTACGGCCTGCGCCGCGACGTGCGCGTCGCCGGCTCGGCCCGCCGGGTGCGGGCCTGGGGGCTGCGCCGCACCCTCGGCTGGTACGCCGACCACCGGTACCGTCCCGAGGTGGTGGACATCCGATGA
- a CDS encoding SurA N-terminal domain-containing protein → MHRRRSAFSLSAAALLLGGVPLLAGCGSEAHPGAAALVDGDRIEVSSVQARAEAVRDAQRADPNGGQLLEQTGPLSRYTLNYMLRERVVEETAARLGVDDLTRREVQQFRAEQEDARGGPEAYEAFMLQQTVAPDQIDKVLRMQLLIDRIAQELGVGPQTPNADEVLNAEFVETAEALDIDVNPRYGEWNVELVSLTGGTEPWIKPARVPQEPA, encoded by the coding sequence ATGCACCGCCGTCGGTCCGCATTCTCCCTCTCCGCCGCAGCCCTGCTGCTGGGCGGTGTGCCCTTGCTGGCGGGCTGCGGCAGTGAGGCGCATCCGGGGGCCGCGGCCCTGGTGGACGGTGACCGGATCGAGGTCTCCTCGGTGCAGGCGCGGGCCGAGGCCGTCCGGGACGCGCAGCGGGCGGACCCGAACGGCGGGCAGCTCCTGGAGCAGACGGGCCCGCTGTCCCGGTACACGCTGAACTACATGCTGCGCGAGCGCGTCGTCGAGGAGACCGCCGCCAGGCTGGGGGTGGACGACCTCACCCGGCGCGAGGTGCAGCAGTTCCGCGCCGAGCAGGAGGACGCGCGCGGTGGCCCGGAGGCGTACGAGGCGTTCATGCTCCAGCAGACGGTCGCGCCGGACCAGATCGACAAGGTCCTGCGGATGCAGCTGCTGATCGACCGGATCGCGCAGGAGCTGGGCGTCGGGCCGCAGACGCCGAACGCGGACGAGGTGCTGAACGCCGAGTTCGTCGAGACGGCGGAGGCGCTCGACATCGACGTCAACCCGCGCTACGGCGAGTGGAACGTCGAGCTGGTGTCCCTGACGGGGGGCACGGAGCCGTGGATCAAGCCCGCGCGGGTGCCGCAGGAACCGGCCTGA